The following proteins are co-located in the Telopea speciosissima isolate NSW1024214 ecotype Mountain lineage chromosome 9, Tspe_v1, whole genome shotgun sequence genome:
- the LOC122640406 gene encoding stem-specific protein TSJT1-like has translation MLAIFNKTLAHPPKELHSPDSSRSAKKSNLIPEEILKDFLSSHPDNAFSMSFNSAAVLAYVRPDLIYSLHNQRLFCGYDEIYCVFMGSLSNLCSLNRQYGLTKNTNEAMLVIEAYRTLRDRGPYPADQVIKELDGSFAFVVFDRKDGTVFAALSSDGGVKLHWGIAEDDSVVISDDLKVIKTSCGKSFAPFPTGCMFHSGGGLTSFEHPMNKVKAMPRVDSEGVMCGSIFKVDVFSRNSTMPRVGSEANWAAWNSYDRHH, from the exons atgttggCGATCTTTAACAAGACATTAGCTCATCCACCAAAGGAGCTACACAGCCCTGATTCTTCGAGGAGTGCTAAAAAGTCTAATCTAATTCCAGAGGAGATTCTCAaggattttctctcttctcatccTGATAATGCCTTTTCCATGTCCTTTAATAGTGCTGCTGTGCTCGCTTATGTTCGTCCTGACCTAATCTACTCCCTCCACAATCAAAG GTTGTTCTGTGGATATGATGAGATTTACTGTGTATTTATGGGGAGCTTGAGCAACCTGTGCAGTCTCAACAGGCAGTATGGGTTGACAAAGAACACCAACGAGGCCATGCTTGTCATTGAAGCTTACCGTACCCTTCGAGACAGGGGACCTTACCCTGCTGATCAGGTCATCAAGGAACTCGATGGAAGTTTCGCCTTTGTCGTCTTTGATCGCAAGGACGGCACCGTTTTTGCTGCTCTC AGTTCGGATGGAGGAGTTAAGTTGCACTGGGGAATCGCAGAAGATGATTCGGTGGTGATTTCTGATGATTTGAAAGTCATTAAAACAAGCTGTGGCAAATCCTTCGCACCTTTCCCTACTG GGTGTATGTTTCACAGTGGAGGAGGGTTAACAAGCTTTGAGCATCCGATGAACAAGGTGAAGGCAATGCCGAGGGTAGATAGCGAAGGTGTCATGTGTGGGTCCATCTTCAAGGTTGATGTCTTCTCCAGGAACAGTACCATGCCTCGTGTTGGAAGCGAAGCTAATTGGGCTGCTTGGAACTCATATGACCGCCATCACTGA
- the LOC122639791 gene encoding stem-specific protein TSJT1-like, which yields MLAIFNKTVAHPPKELHSPDSSRTAKKSNLISEEILKDFLSSHPDNAFSMSFNSAAVLAYVRPDRIYSPHNQRLFCGYDEIYCVFMGSLSNLCSLIRQYGLTKNTNEAMLVIEAYRTLRDRGPYPADQVIKDLDGSFAFVVFDSKDGTVFAALSSDGGVKLHWGIAEDDSVVISDDLKVIKTSCGKSFAPFPTGCMFHSGGGLTSFEHPMNKVKAMPRVDSEGVMCGSIFKVDVFSRNSTMPRVGSEANWAAWNSY from the exons atgttggCGATCTTTAACAAGACAGTAGCTCATCCACCAAAGGAGCTACACAGCCCTGATTCTTCGAGGACTGCTAAAAAGTCTAATCTAATTTCAGAGGAGATTCTCAAGGATTTTCTCTCATCTCATCCTGATAATGCCTTTTCCATGTCCTTCAATAGTGCTGCTGTGCTCGCTTATGTTCGTCCTGACCGAATCTACTCCCCCCACAATCAAAG GTTGTTCTGTGGATATGATGAGATTTACTGTGTATTTATGGGGAGCTTGAGCAACCTGTGCAGTCTCATCAGGCAGTATGGGTTGACAAAGAACACCAACGAGGCCATGCTTGTCATTGAAGCTTACCGTACCCTTCGAGACAGGGGACCTTACCCTGCTGATCAGGTCATCAAGGACCTCGATGGAAGTTTCGCCTTCGTTGTCTTTGATAGTAAGGACGGCACCGTTTTTGCTGCTCTC AGTTCGGATGGAGGAGTTAAGTTGCACTGGGGAATCGCAGAAGATGATTCGGTGGTGATTTCTGATGATTTGAAAGTCATTAAAACAAGCTGTGGCAAATCCTTCGCACCTTTCCCGACTG GGTGTATGTTTCACAGTGGAGGAGGGTTAACAAGCTTTGAGCATCCGATGAACAAGGTGAAGGCAATGCCCAGAGTAGATAGCGAAGGTGTCATGTGTGGGTCTATCTTCAAGGTTGATGTCTTCTCCAGGAACAGTACCATGCCTCGTGTTGGAAGTGAAGCCAATTGGGCTGCTTGGAACTCATATTAG